The genomic interval ATGCatttattaaaatatatttggCAACGTTtagtatatatatttatataattgCACTGCACTAAAATGCATCAAATGTATTGAATTCTGAAGAGATATGCTGTAATGTTGAAATGTGTAGTCTAGCAACAGTAGATGACTGAATAATTATAACTGGAAGAGACAGCAAGCAATAATTTACATgcgcccccccaaaaaaatccaataacaacaaccaaaacctcacacacacaacagtaaaaaagcaaagaacaaaaacacccctccaacacacacacacaacacaagctTTTACATAAAGAACTCTCTTCAATTTGAAAACTTGCCACATGTTATTGAGCACCTGGTAGGTTAACAATTCTTGAGAACAATGGGGCACATTTTCACAGAACTAATTTTCATAATTTCTACTGGTGCAAGCAAATCCATCAATTGCATGTGCCGTTattatgttctttctttctttctttctttatttggtgtttaacgtcgttttcaaccacgaaggttatatcgcgacggggaaaggggggaaatgggatagagccacttgtcaattgtttcttgttcacaaaagcactaataaaaaatttgctccaggggcttgcaacgtagtacaatataattattaccttactgggagaatgcaagtttccagtacaaagaacttaacatttcttacatactgcttgactaaaatctttacaaaaattgactatattctatacaagaaacacttaacaagggtaaaaggagaaacagaatccgttagtcgcctctggggagcatcgggtaaattcttccccctaacccgcggggggtacaaaTTCAAATTATATCCTGCaaaattcacacacaaaaaacaggcATTAGCATGTCACAGCTTTAGGTTGATTGAATGTGTGTATTCATTTCAAATAAAACATAGTTTACTGATATGTACAATGTATTGAAAAATCAACACCCGGCAGCTGCAATCACAATGCAAAACAATTTCTGTCATAATTTAATTGATTGTGAATCGAAAATGCACaaaaacattatgattaaagcAGCGAcaagatcaacaacaaaaaaagaagtttgGAACTTAAAGGTAAGTCCTACTCTTTGGATTTCAGATGTAAAATCCATCATTGGTATTTGGTGGCACAAAATAAACATAAAATGTCTGTGCATGGTTTCATTTCAAGATGAATAGACATCAATTGTCCGAAATTACACATATATTTTTGGCATCTTCAACAGATATAAAATACTACGAAATAATCATGGGGTACATTGCAAAATCCAGGAGAGGGCAACCTAATTTATGCTGCATTGTGATTGACTTGAAACTAAATGCTTTGGGTCATTAATAGCTGTGAGGATTGTCTATGTGGATTGATCCGTCCTGAGTTCGGTCACTGACACATACTGTTTCATCTTATGCACTGGTCTTATTCCTGTTcatctaaacttggccaaaacattattgcaaaaaaatttaaacccaaattaaagcatttatccccgtgtcatttcattaacaCGTTGTATGCCagagaaggccgttcacttaaccttcaggatcaccatttggattaaatatttcttttacagggatcacgtgaccgccgctcaagtaagggtaccgtcaaaatcgaccagacaaaaacggaagagccgaatgaaaaatcgacaaaaaatcacaataggcaaaactttgcaactttgacatacgagaagaaagtcaaaccaattatctaccctgaacagattgttttgttttgctaccttacgtatttcgcgtgctatgctattcctactgatgcaggtgtcgatcgcaagagcggtcaaaaacgggactttttgcgtcattttttaggggtatcatgacaaaaaagtctgcactttagcaatgacttggtggattgctttgaaactttcagaatattttaccaacatactcgaaatacttcgagcgaaatgatggattgttacaggtgtttgttaaaatgttatgcaatttttcgaaagaagtttttaatctcgtcataggattgttcccttgggtccaaaaaattcatgactttgcatgtctttagaaaaatgattgatacacacactgctaaagttttatgtgcgtgtaagcactgacgcaaatttgctgggcctgtaaacacgctacatatttaagcgatgattctggtgccacagcgatgcccagccaagcgtgaccgtagcatgttttaagaggcacgcagcgataacagctgtaagcgcgaaacagcgtgaacgttccattttttcctcatgtgtttgcatgactagcaaattaacgccagcggctacacgcaaatgaaacttagaaagaatctgtatcaatcatttatctgtagatatgcaaagtcatgaattttttggacacaagtgaacaatcctatgacaagtttaacaacattttccgaaacattgcgtcacatctggataaaTAACTGCAACGATCCACATTTTTGCaggaagtatctctagtatgttggtaaaattttctgaaagtttcaaagcaatccatcaagtaattgctaaaatgtagtgctttttgacatgatacccctaacaagaagggcaaagcccatacgactcttTCACATTTAAGTGCAACGATATGTTGGTGTGCAATAACCGCCTGTACGTCATTGTCCAGTTGAAACGATTGTGCCAAGCTGGGTTATCGAAGTCCTTGATATTagagtacagtggaatcccttttttaagaccccccccccccccagtttaagactccctcctttttaagaccttgttttttcagactttttgtttttaacctctgtaaaattacccccattttaagactccctcctttttcggacctcattttctcagaattttgaaggtcttaaaaggggggttccactgtagatgAGGCTCTCCACAACAAAATCTCACTGGCAGTCTGGGGGACATGCGCTGCACTGCCACCTTCACCCAGGAGACAGGATATCGAGTTCCAATCTGACGAACACAAAGATGACGAAAAAGATGCCTCGGAGAAGAAAAgctgggtcttaaaagggggttccactgtgtaaaCCATTTGGATAGTTCAGACTTGGTGAAAAGCAACAATCCCTATACAATCATGATTTGATCACGGGAGGCGGATCATGACATATACCATCACGCCACCAGGAGACCACATTAGGGTACACTTTGGCGTAGCGGTCTGCGTAATGCAGCCTCTGACAGTACTCACAGAAAGAGAAGGGAATAGGTTCAATCACCTGCCACTCGTTTTTCCACGAAAGAAAACTCTGGTACAGTTCTTTGTCTGCCGCCACCCGTTTCAAATAATCCGCCAAAGCCTTGACCGTGGGAAACTGTGAGGCGTCAATGAAAGAATTTTTAGGGAGGAGAGCCGTGTAGTTTGCTCCCCCCCTCACCACAGGAACGATGTCCACCTCTTTCATGATCAGGTAGGCTTTTTCCGTGATGTAGTCCTTACACAGCGAGTTTTCAAACGATAGGTAGAAGTAATAATCCTTGCTCAGCATGTCCCGACACGCCTTCAAATCTTTCCTATCACACTTTAAGTCGCCGCAACGACCGTAAATGTCCACCTCAATAAATTCTTTCAAAGCTTTAGTAAAGTCCATGCGCTTGCTCTGCGAGCCACAGTTGGACACAAACCATGCCACCATCTTGCTTTTTCCttccaccacagaggtgaagTTTCTGGCAGGCAGAGGTGAGGAGGGCTTCACAACATCACCGTAGCCGAAGTAAAAGTCTGAATCACGCCTGTACGTCATAGTCCAGTTGAAACGATTGTGCCAAGCTGGGTTATCAAAGTCCTTAATATTAGAGTAGATGGGACTCTCCACAGCAAAATACACCCAGACCTGGTTGGGTGTTCGCGGAGGCGGTGGCCGGGACCAAAAATGATGACTAGAGAAGGCGATGACGCAGTCCACCTCCTCCACCAGCTCTTGGTCGAGGGTCAGAGCGCAGGAATGATCGCACTTAGAAAACAAGCTCAGGCCTGACACAAGGCCGTAGTAGTCGGGGAAGGAATGCATCAAAATGACTTTGGTCTGAGAGGTAGCTGGGGTGGTGTGGTTATCAGGGGTGACGAGTTTGGGTTGGCGGCCAGGGTCCTGCCTCCCTTCCTCCCGTAGGTTTTGAACCCACTGATGAAGAGCTGCTCTCCTTTTCTGCTGCGTCTTGACGTTGTTGTAGGCGTATCTGTTGAGGATGATGGTCACCAGGCATACCCCTCCCGCCGCCAACAGCATAATCACGCGGATGCTCATTCTTCTGCAACAAAAGAAATATCTAAGTTCATTTCATCAttttaaacaagttttaattttCCATCTTCCGCAACAACAagaaccaaaaacaaacaaaacaacaacaagaaccaaaaacaaacaaaacaacaacaaaaacaaaaagcattcaCCTCATTTCATCATTCAGTAAGTTGTTCCACCTGCCAgtacagcaacaacaagaaccaacaagtcgcgtaaggcgaaattactacatttagtcaagctgtggaactcacagaatgaaactgaacgtagtccgccgctagtgcaaaaggcagtgaaagtgacgagcctgtttggcgcggtagcgattgcgctgtgcttcatagcacgctttactgtacctctcttcgttttaactttctgagcgtgtttttaatccaaacatatcatatctatatgtttttggaatcaggaaccgacaaggaataagatgaaatagtttttaaaacgatttcggaaatttaattttgatcataattttttaatttttcattttcagagcttgtttttaatccaaatataacacatgaatatgtttttggaatcagaaaatgacgaagaataagatgaaattgtttttggatcgtttaataaaaaataattttaattacaagtttccgatttttaatgaccaaactcactcattagtttttaagccaccaagctgaaatgcaataccaaaccccggccttcgtcgaagattgctttgccaaaatttcaatcaatttgattgaaaaatgagggtgtgacagtgccgcctcaacttttacaaaaagccggatatgatgtcatcaaaggtatttatcaaaaaaatgaaacaagggcaaagcccatacgactcacatgcttgaccttgacctttacatgaccttgaccttcagggtcaacgtcaaataactaaacctagcaatgacatacactaagaactgctttacacatttttcctaccaaaatacatgtgaccttgtcccaaggtcaaggtaatccaaggtcatgcaacacaaagctgttaattcaagacataggaagtacaatggtgcttattggctctttctaccatgagatatggtcacttttagtggttcactaccttattttggtcacatttcataagggtcaaagtgaccttgaccatatgtgaccaactgtgtctcatgatgaaagcataacatgtgccccacataatttttaagtttgaaacagttatcttccatagttcagggtcaaggtcacttcaaaatatgtatacaatccaactttaaaggacccttgcgaccttgaccttgaagcaaggtcaaccaaactggtgtccaaagatagggcttacattgccctgtatagcatacatagctaaggttgccattctcgataacttcagaaaacaagaagggcaaagcccatacgactcacatgcttgacctaaacctagcaatgacatcatacactaagaactgctttacacatttttcctaccaaaatacatgtgaccttgacccaaggtcaaggtcatccaaggtcatgcaactacaatggtgcttattggctctttctaccatgagatatggtcacttttagtggttcactaccttattttggtcacatttcataagggtcaaagtgaccttgaccttgatcatatgtgaccaaatgtgtctcatgatgaaagcataacatgtgccccacataatttttaagtttgaaacagttatcttccatagttcagggtcaaggtcacttcaaaatatgtatacaatccaactttgaagagctcctgtgaccttgaccttgaagcaaggtaaaccaaactggtatcaaaagatggggcttactttgccctatatatcatatataggtgaggtattcaatctcaaaaacttcagagaaaatgtgaaaaatgtgaaaaatagctgttttttaggcaacatttatggcccctgcgaccttgaccttgaagcaaggtcaagatgctatgtatgttttttggggccttgtcatcatacaccatcttgccaaatttggtactgatagactgaatagtgtccaagaaatatccaacgttaaagttttccggacggacggacgactcgggtgagtacatagactcacttttgcttcgcatgtgagtcaaaaatgcgaaaatgtgaaaaatggtcgtttttaagacaacaattacggcccctgtgaccttgaacttgaggTGAGGTCaggttgccgcacatgttttttgagatcttgtaaccatacaccatcaggccacatcaggtgttgatagacttaatagtgtccaagaaatatccaacgttaaagttttccggacggacgccgggacggacggacggacggacggacggacggacgactcgggtgagtacatagactcacttttgcttcgcatgtgagtcaaaaaacatccggggatatcatacccaggaactctcatgtcaaatttcataaagatcggcccagtagtttagtctgaatcgctctacacacacacacagacagacagacagacagacagacagacacacacacacacaccacgaccctcgtctcgattcccccctctacgttaaaacatttagtcaaaacttgactaaatgtaaaaacaaacaaaacaacaacaagtcgcgcaaggcgaaaatacaacatttagtcaagtagctgtcgaactcacagaatgaaactgaacgcaatgcaacgcagcaagaccgtatactcgtagcatcgtcagtccaccgctcacggcaaaggcagtgaaattgacaagaagagcggggtagtagttgcgctgagaacg from Littorina saxatilis isolate snail1 linkage group LG7, US_GU_Lsax_2.0, whole genome shotgun sequence carries:
- the LOC138971092 gene encoding alpha-(1,3)-fucosyltransferase C-like, coding for MVRIRRMSIRVIMLLAAGGVCLVTIILNRYAYNNVKTQQKRRAALHQWVQNLREEGRQDPGRQPKLVTPDNHTTPATSQTKVILMHSFPDYYGLVSGLSLFSKCDHSCALTLDQELVEEVDCVIAFSSHHFWSRPPPPRTPNQVWVYFAVESPIYSNIKDFDNPAWHNRFNWTMTYRRDSDFYFGYGDVVKPSSPLPARNFTSVVEGKSKMVAWFVSNCGSQSKRMDFTKALKEFIEVDIYGRCGDLKCDRKDLKACRDMLSKDYYFYLSFENSLCKDYITEKAYLIMKEVDIVPVVRGGANYTALLPKNSFIDASQFPTVKALADYLKRVAADKELYQSFLSWKNEWQVIEPIPFSFCEYCQRLHYADRYAKVYPNVVSWWRDGICHDPPPVIKS